The DNA segment ACATTTTCCCAGGtggctggaaaagaaagagaccCCCCCCTTCGAATTCGGGTCCAAGGTGGAGATGGCGTCCGAAGCTATTAAGAAGCGAGTTTTCTCAGATTCATGTCATGCAGCAAAAAGGGCATTGGCTACCTCACAATTTTGCTTCATCTCAAAGGGAGATTGAGAGAATCCTAATCTCGAAACCTAAGAGTTGGTGCGGTCTGATGTTTTGGTGCCGGTTGCCGAAATCCGCGGGTGGAATAAGTGGTTGCGACGAGCGGTTGCGCGAGAGTTTCACTGATCCACGGCCGGGCTTGCAAATCGATAAATCGAACGAGCAAACCAACAGGATCGGCGCTATAAAACCGTGACAGAGCCATCCTATCCACCGGCAGGCCAGCCCCACCGTTTGAACCTTTTTCATTTGGAGGAAGAAAGAGGCGCGCAGAGGCACAGCTGATAGCGTTGGCTCGAAGAGTGGAAAGCTATCCTACTTATCAGCCTTTCGGAAGATGTTGGACGGCAGAAGACATGATGCCGAGATGCCGAGTGCAAGCGGCACAAAGCAAAAGAATGCGCAACGGTTTCTCTGGCGAAACCCCACAGGCGGGAAGCAAGCCACATGTCGCCGATGGGCTCAAGCCTCTCCTTTGACGCACGTCCGCGGTTAGGAAGTGGTATCGCTGACCAATTGTGCCTCTTTTATCCCATGTTCCAAGACACGACAAGGTCAAATCCTGTCAGGAAGTGCAAGTGTCTTCTTTACCTTTCTCTTCGAACAAGTCGTTTTCCCTCGTGGGCTTCTGGAGGTTTGTGTTCCTTCTAGAAAGTGATGACAGCATCACTTACACCACAGCAAGCATGATACTGTGTGTGTGACTAGCGTGATGTTCACCGCTGCAGGGGCATTCTTGCTGTCATCGATATGCAACAAGCGAAAGAAACCCACTGCGGCATTCAAACTGACCCTGTCGCCCGGGCATGATGACCAGGTGGCTCCCGGCGAAAATCACACGGGGCGTTGTGTGTGTACTTCGGTCCGCTCAATTACTTTGTCCGTGGTATCTCTTCAAGACTCGAGTCGTTGCTTGTATTATTATAGAGAAGAAATAAGCagacaagagaaagagaaagagaaagagaaagagaaagaggaaTGAGGAGAGTCGGTCTTGTCAAGTCTTGGCCTCTCCAGCCAAGTGCTTGGGAATACCATTTTTAGTGCCTCGTTTGCTGGTGTGTTGCTCGCGTGTCCCGTAACCTTAGTACctttggtgtgtgtgtgggtgcGTACTTTGTACCGCCTAACTTTGCTTCGCATGCATTCCCAAGTGAACCCACCCGTCCTTCTTTTAAACAAGGGCCACCGCCGTCATACTTTACCAAGGGAGGCCCCCCCCCTAGTCACAATCCGTCACACACTTAACCTCACTTGCTTCCCGTCCCACTCTTCCCCATTTTGCGATCTCGAAGTGTTGATCCTTTTCCCAAGTAACACACACACTCAACGACAACCGACCGCAAGAAAGACGTGTGTTGGTGTGGCGTTCGAGCTGCTTTTCCTTCGtggcttttttttggggccctttttctctttttcctaAACGGCCTTTTTTGGGGGATTGCTCGACAAACCGACGAAACGAACAGGACGGACGACCAAATCCAGTAATTCCTAGAAATTAATaatcagcatcaacaaagaATAAAACGGTCACAACCTATTCGACAACGACGTCAACCACGAGCACCTCACCCAAACTACCGGTCCAGGCCAATAGTGTAAAAAGAGTTAAAGAAAGCAAGCACGAAGAGAAATGCAGATGCAGCGACGATAGCCGaaccaactccaacaaatcacttcttcccctttcctccttcttcatcctaGGAAAGGGCCGGTTTGCCTCCCCGCCGGGTGGTgcgtgtgttgtgtgtgtgtgtgtgtgtgtgtgtgtgtatgtgtgagTGTGtctcacctcaacctcgacctcaacctcaacctcacctcaacctcaacctcaacctcaacctcaacctcaacctcaacctcaacctcaacctacctacctagcgACGAACCTATTTTAGACGATTCCGGCGCATCACCATCGCAACCATGCCAGACTTCTCCCCCGtcctcccatcaacaacctcggcacccccctccccgccacattccctctccgccaaaaccatcaccacctccccaaaccccctatTACCGCTCTACAACCTCGCCgccaacatccccatccccgccaaATTCAAAAAGGCCAAACCCTCTCTTCGGTTACAGCGGGTAAAATCCAAAGACGAAGCCACCTCTCACGATGTAACCAAACTGCAAACATCCTTCGCCATCCTTCCCTCTCTCAAACAGCTCCAAACCCGCAAATGGACCCTCTGGGACCTCCAGCACGTGGTGACGTTTGGGTGTTTGGCCTTTTGTCTGCTCATCACACCATCAGCCCCGTTTGTCAAGAGCGCCGCGATGGGGTTGCTAGCGGTTCTGCTGGCCATGCCAGCGACTAGACAGTTTTTCCTGCCGTCGTTGCCGATTTGGGTGTATTTGTTTTATTTCTTTGCCAGCAGGTATGTTAGCGACCGTCATCCGAGAAAAtcctttccctttttttttttttctttttttttcttgtcttttttcGTTGTCtggatgctgatgatgatgaaaaagGTTCATCGCCCCTGAATACCGCCCCCACATCTGGGTCAAGGTCCTTCCCGCGCTAGAAAACGTCCTCTACGGCGCCAACCTGAGCAACATCCTCTCGGCACACACCTACACCATCTTGGACATCATCGCCTGGATCCCCTACGGCCTCGGCCACTTTGCGCTCCCGCTGGTGACAACGGTGatgctgtttttgtttgcCGCCCCTGGGACAACGCCCGTCTGGGCGAGGGCGTTTGGGTACATGAGCATCCTCGGCGTGACGATCCAGATCCTCTTTCCTTGCACGCCTCCCTGGTACGAGGGTCTGCACGGCCTCGAGCCGGCGCACTACGGCATGGAGGGCAGCCCGGctgggttgaagaggatcGATGAGCTGTTTGGCGTGGACATGTACACGACGAGCTTCACGACCGCCCCGGTGCCGTTTGGCGCGTTTCCTTCCCTGCACGGAGGCGATGCCGTGCTGGAGATGCTGTTTTTGCAGTACTGCTTCCCGAGGTTCAGGGCTTTTTTCGTGGGGTATGTGGTTTGGATTGCGTGGAGCACCATGTATCTGAACCACCACTACGCGATCGACCTtgtcggaggaggggtgatTGCCGCGGTCACGTATTACATTGCGAGAACGAAGTGGCTTCCGCGCCCGCAGCTGGACAAGACGACGAGGTGGGAGTATGAGTATGTCGAGTTTGGCGACAGGCCGAGGGTGGCGCTCGACGAGGAGTatggtgggatggggttgggacTGCTTCAGCGACGGGGGAGCGACGAATGGACTCTTGGGAGCTCGTCGAGCTTCGACTCGATGAGCAGGGGGGACACCCTCtgcgggagcagcagctcttCGCCGAATATCCTCAGCCCGACGACGCCGAATGATGACCACCATGGGGGGGACCTGTGGAGCAAAGTCCGGACGACGAGCCCGAGGGCGGCGGGGTTGActggggttgtggttgaggaggagcagagggaggtgtATGTGAGGTGATCTCTTGAGAACCTAATCGACAGATCCATCCTTTTCTCGGCACTTCTTCGACTCGATTCCGGTTGCTTTTTTTCGATCGCCTTTTTTTATACAACACGCTACTACTGCTACTATCGTTATTATTTATCTGTCGGGGCCATTTCATCAGCATTTTattggtttggggttggggtcaAACAAATGGCATTGGCAGGGCATTTCACGAGcagagagtgtgtgtgtgtgtgcgtgtgtgtgtggttatTTGGTATATACCCCATATCGTTCGCTCGCTTCATTTATATATTTATATGTGTGTGTactggaaagggggggagtcAGTCTGGATAGACAGTCGTTTCTGTTTATTGGAGAAAGAACAAATCAGACTTCTGGATGGGCAGAAgagcgagggaggggtgaagaggggggaggaggatataTCCCATATAATGAGAGGTTGTCGAAGAGAaaaggagggtgggggggataTATGCCATCTTTTGGTCTTTTTAATGATaatggctttttttttcttttttttttttttaaatcggtagggggaagggaaagggtgCGGTGCATATAACGGatcaagagggaggaggggggggttacATACCTAGTtggggaagggagagagaaCAGATGGGTGATGATACCTGCGATTTGGATTTTGTCTTGAGAGCGAAGGGGACACtgggaggaaggaagggttTGCGATATctaggagaaggaggaggaggtgatgatgatgatggtggtggtggtggtggttttgtaTCATATAACGAATATCTCAAAGGAATTTAAATCAAGTCAAACAATTGATTAGAGGAGGGATGGGTGTGTGATGTTGGAAGAGAGGCtctttcccctccaccaccgggaCGCCTTCGGAGGGTTTAACCACTGTGCCCGGCCGGGTTCGGGTAGGTAGGCGGCGGCgtggaaaaagggggttcGGTTTCAGCCTCACAGCCTTGTGTCGttcggttttttttttttttttttttttttcccttcttttctctttctcccaaTATTGTCACGAGTTGGGTGGGTGTGTCAGATTCGCTTAATCGGCCGGTCCCAGAACGTCACCACTCCGAGGAGTCATATTCCCCAATCTGTACTTCTTTCTATCATGGGACACGacgaggggaaagggggggttaTAAAAGCATGGGAGGTAGGGGTTGGAAGCGGGAACGGAGAATATCTTGTGTGTCAGgtagacagacagacagttAGATGCTGTGAGACgggaggtaggtaggtagaaAGATGCAACCCTTCGGAGAATGCAACATCAAAGATAGTAAAAACCAAAAACTCAGAAAAAGGGTGATGCCGAACCGAAAACGGGAGATTCTTCTTATGATATATACATGGCAgtcaaagagagagagagagagagagagagagagagagagagagagagaaatgtTTCAGCTCGTGGGGTCAAAGTCACGATGAATAAGGAAAATCGGCCAGAATATCTGGCCTAGTTCGGATTTTGTTGTCAAAAGCGaatggtgtgtgtgtggtgggtggcaCCGGGCTGAGGGAAACGGCCGCCAATGCCGTCAACCATCTCTTTAAATATCTTGGATAAATCgctggaaaaaaaaaaaagacaagtACATTAATCTACAATTCACATTGTCTGCATTCCCGTATCTGTCTAAAACCGACTGACTGACTATCTGGGCTCTGTGCCCATCCCCGAGTCTTACATACAACTGACTGACATATACCTCTCCCAATCAACCCACAATTTACACCCATCTCACATTACATGCAATgtaaagaagaagaaagaaaaaaatgtATGCATATCAAAAAAAGACAATAAACaaacatccatccatccagacCCATGTATGGAAAAGCACGAAAAAAGGTATCTCAACGccccacccaccaacccgccGAACCCTTTATGCCCTGACGAAAAGAAATACTTTTGATGCCTGAtgcgaaaaagaaaaccgaAAACCGAAATTAGCGCGCTCTTGTGTGGTTCACTCGCGATGTGAAGACCCGAGACCAGATACTGGGCAACTTCCCAGCCGTGCAAGACACATGTCAGCCATTAGAACCGCACCTTCGACTTGCTCTTGAGTTTATTCTTCTTCCtatcagccttcttctccttcttgtgcTTCATCTTGAGCGGAGAATCATCACGattcttgtccttggcaaAGAGAACCTTGGCTGTGCTATCCTTCACGCCAGAGTCATATTTCTTGAGAATGCTCTTCATTGGCGACGAAAGAACTTGCGAGGCAGCACCAACAGACGGTTTTAGCGTGGACATGCTCTTCGAGGGCGATGAAGGGATAGTCGAAAGAGGGATACTCGAGGAGGCTTCGTCCGAGGGCTCCTGCTTGATCATGTTTTTCaaaggtgaggggggtgggggcaTAGACATGCTGCGGGCGCGGCCCGGGTAAGGGGTCGACTTGCCGGGAACATGCACCCGGGTGAGCGACGTGGAATTGCTAGCAGGACTGCTGCTCGGAACCGTGTATGTGGGCAATGTGAACGCTGAGGGCGGCAAGAAACCTTCGCGCTTCTTGCGTTCCGACATGGACTGGTAATCGTCGG comes from the Podospora pseudocomata strain CBS 415.72m chromosome 5, whole genome shotgun sequence genome and includes:
- the AUR1 gene encoding Phosphatidylinositol:ceramide phosphoinositol transferase (IPC synthase) (COG:S; EggNog:ENOG503NUF8), producing the protein MPDFSPVLPSTTSAPPSPPHSLSAKTITTSPNPLLPLYNLAANIPIPAKFKKAKPSLRLQRVKSKDEATSHDVTKLQTSFAILPSLKQLQTRKWTLWDLQHVVTFGCLAFCLLITPSAPFVKSAAMGLLAVLLAMPATRQFFLPSLPIWVYLFYFFASRFIAPEYRPHIWVKVLPALENVLYGANLSNILSAHTYTILDIIAWIPYGLGHFALPLVTTVMLFLFAAPGTTPVWARAFGYMSILGVTIQILFPCTPPWYEGLHGLEPAHYGMEGSPAGLKRIDELFGVDMYTTSFTTAPVPFGAFPSLHGGDAVLEMLFLQYCFPRFRAFFVGYVVWIAWSTMYLNHHYAIDLVGGGVIAAVTYYIARTKWLPRPQLDKTTRWEYEYVEFGDRPRVALDEEYGGMGLGLLQRRGSDEWTLGSSSSFDSMSRGDTLCGSSSSSPNILSPTTPNDDHHGGDLWSKVRTTSPRAAGLTGVVVEEEQREVYVR